From one Deltaproteobacteria bacterium genomic stretch:
- a CDS encoding PD40 domain-containing protein — MKKAFLIVCIVLFAAGAYAALASDSPDDRYVNRGKMSRADREVIEGILNGIDPSRRYPPIDITNPLDGALFPRDMASPDITWRDENPGSLLWLVNVTFDKSEDTITYVADKPVWTPDREAWDTIKERSRNGGARITVFGLDTRGEYIITGRGSILIATSEDPAGAPLMYLQMPLPFAYAQAHPEEFRWCLADLSSYTKPPVVLEGMPVCGNCHSFSKNGTVLGLDVDYRGDKGGYFLADVAENMAVTPGRVISWGTATQEITGSPTFGFFPKVSPDGRYVAATVREKSFFVLRNETAFSQFFFLAAGSIAWYSRSDGTFHLLPGAADPSYVQTCPDWSPDGRYVVYCRSPVDTDLVAIVDSKVLRNVDPEISLAELNATYRITYDLYRIPFNDGRGGDPEPLAGASGNGMSNYFPRHSPDGKWIVFCKGANGLALAPDSRLWIVPAGGGTARELGANRGTMNSWHSWSPNGRWLVFSSKDQGPFTVFYLCHIDDEGRDSVPVLLSRLNGRNLTNLVPEFGNVAPDAIRHIGFRDS, encoded by the coding sequence ATGAAAAAAGCGTTCCTGATAGTCTGTATCGTTCTTTTCGCAGCGGGCGCGTATGCCGCCCTCGCGAGCGATTCGCCGGACGACCGATACGTGAACCGGGGAAAGATGAGCCGGGCGGACCGGGAGGTCATCGAGGGCATACTCAACGGAATAGACCCCTCACGGCGGTATCCTCCCATCGACATCACCAATCCCCTCGACGGGGCCCTCTTTCCGCGAGATATGGCTTCCCCCGACATTACCTGGCGGGACGAAAATCCCGGCTCGTTGCTCTGGCTGGTGAATGTTACCTTTGACAAATCGGAAGATACCATTACCTATGTTGCCGACAAACCTGTCTGGACGCCCGACCGGGAAGCCTGGGATACCATCAAGGAGCGCTCACGCAACGGCGGCGCACGCATTACCGTTTTCGGCCTCGATACCCGGGGGGAATACATTATCACCGGCAGAGGTTCCATTTTGATCGCCACATCGGAGGACCCCGCGGGTGCCCCGCTCATGTACCTTCAGATGCCTCTTCCATTCGCTTACGCCCAAGCACATCCGGAAGAATTCCGCTGGTGCCTGGCCGACCTTTCCTCGTACACAAAACCGCCCGTGGTCCTGGAAGGAATGCCCGTCTGCGGCAATTGCCATTCCTTTTCAAAAAACGGTACGGTCCTCGGCCTTGACGTGGATTACCGGGGCGACAAGGGGGGCTATTTCCTGGCGGACGTAGCGGAGAACATGGCAGTGACGCCCGGACGGGTCATCAGCTGGGGCACGGCGACGCAGGAGATCACCGGTTCCCCCACCTTCGGATTTTTCCCGAAGGTGTCGCCCGACGGAAGATATGTAGCTGCCACGGTCAGGGAAAAATCATTCTTCGTTCTGAGAAATGAAACGGCCTTTTCGCAGTTCTTCTTTCTTGCCGCCGGTTCCATCGCCTGGTATTCGCGGTCCGACGGGACCTTTCACCTGTTGCCCGGTGCCGCCGATCCGTCGTACGTCCAGACCTGTCCCGACTGGAGCCCGGACGGGCGGTATGTCGTGTATTGTCGCTCTCCCGTTGATACGGACCTGGTGGCGATCGTCGACAGCAAGGTCCTCAGGAACGTCGATCCCGAAATATCGCTCGCCGAGCTGAACGCGACCTACCGGATCACCTATGACCTCTACCGGATACCCTTCAACGACGGCAGGGGAGGGGACCCGGAACCCCTTGCCGGGGCGAGCGGCAACGGCATGAGCAATTACTTTCCCCGGCACTCCCCCGATGGGAAATGGATCGTCTTCTGCAAAGGTGCCAACGGACTGGCCCTTGCGCCGGACAGCCGGTTGTGGATCGTGCCCGCCGGCGGGGGAACAGCGAGGGAACTCGGGGCCAACCGGGGGACAATGAACTCCTGGCACAGCTGGTCGCCCAACGGCCGATGGCTCGTGTTTTCGTCGAAGGACCAGGGGCCCTTCACGGTATTCTACCTCTGCCACATCGACGACGAGGGGCGGGACAGCGTCCCTGTGCTCCTGAGCCGCCTGAACGGCAGAAACCTCACCAACCTGGTCCCCGAATTCGGCAACGTGGCACCGGACGCCATCAGGCATATCGGGTTTCGGGATTCGTGA
- a CDS encoding cytosolic protein codes for MTGNIEQPEDLGREELARYVLDMFHRTIVHYTLWFMEVEHQMGMKKALEIMKTARDQSYGVQMNRLAKVFGFEMVDGVPKALLDMPREKLLDLTNNLGINWIANDGVWFQAVEKAHGMNDAKRCNDSCWTRFSPFEAWSIRELLGLPDAAGLEGLKKALRFRMYARINVQSIIDDGPKSIIFQMNDCRVQSARKRRGLEDYPCKSAGLVEYSCFAEAIDPRIRTECLGCPPDPHPDEWFCAWRFTLP; via the coding sequence ATGACAGGGAATATCGAACAGCCGGAAGATCTCGGCCGGGAGGAACTGGCCCGGTACGTTCTCGATATGTTTCATCGGACCATTGTCCATTATACGCTCTGGTTCATGGAAGTGGAGCACCAGATGGGGATGAAGAAGGCCCTGGAGATCATGAAAACGGCCCGCGACCAGTCCTATGGCGTCCAGATGAACCGCCTGGCGAAGGTGTTCGGTTTCGAGATGGTGGACGGGGTCCCGAAGGCGCTCCTTGATATGCCCCGTGAGAAGCTTCTGGACCTGACGAACAATCTCGGCATCAACTGGATCGCCAATGACGGTGTCTGGTTCCAGGCCGTCGAGAAGGCCCACGGCATGAACGATGCCAAGCGGTGCAACGATTCCTGCTGGACCCGTTTTTCTCCCTTTGAAGCATGGTCCATCAGGGAACTCCTCGGACTTCCCGACGCCGCCGGTCTTGAAGGGTTGAAGAAGGCGCTCCGGTTCCGCATGTACGCGCGGATCAATGTCCAGTCCATCATTGACGATGGTCCGAAGAGCATCATTTTCCAGATGAACGACTGCCGGGTCCAGTCGGCGCGGAAACGCCGCGGCCTCGAGGATTACCCCTGCAAGTCGGCCGGGCTGGTGGAATATTCCTGTTTCGCCGAGGCGATCGATCCCCGGATCCGAACGGAATGCCTGGGCTGCCCGCCCGATCCACACCCCGATGAGTGGTTCTGTGCCTGGCGGTTCACGCTGCCCTGA